In one Rutidosis leptorrhynchoides isolate AG116_Rl617_1_P2 chromosome 8, CSIRO_AGI_Rlap_v1, whole genome shotgun sequence genomic region, the following are encoded:
- the LOC139863487 gene encoding uncharacterized protein, with the protein MDLVLQRRTTKRVRQVQPKILWKKLNGEKAETFKTSVVGRVDAELEMVSNDDTDQMWNCLASSIREVAKETLGVALGTSRDHRAVRESWWFSDEIQSKVALKQLRFRELITGGEGTPTDRIRAVERYKEAKREAKKVVALAKENAYEDRYKKLDSKEGANDIYKIAKARERRRMDLDNIKFIKNEDGQTLVKEDEIRKRWEEYFSSLFVGGRPERHEDLQDADIEQSHNNIDCERISEEEVRLALRKMGRNKSVGPDQIPIEAWRCLGDTGVRWLTCLFNKTFRSSKMPMEWRLSETIPIYKNKGDAQCCGLSRYGFMYVCMFIFIDWLAMM; encoded by the coding sequence ATGGATTTGGTTCTCCAGAGACGGACCACCAAGAGAGTGAGACAAGTCCAACCTAAGATCTTGTGGAAGAAGTTGAACGGAGAGAAGGCAGAGACCTTTAAAACCTCGGTTGTAGGTAGAGTGGATGCTGAATTAGAAATGGTATCCAATGATGACACGGATCAGATGTGGAATTGTCTGGCGTCCTCCATTAGAGAGGTAGCCAAGGAAACCCTAGGTGTGGCTCTAGGTACATCTAGAGACCATAGGGCTGTTAGAGAATCATGGTGGTTCAGTGACGAGATTCAAAGCAAAGTTGCGCTTAAGCAATTAAGGTTTAGAGAGCTCATCACTGGTGGGGAGGGGACTCCGACGGATAGAATTAGGGCTGTAGAGAGATATAAAGAAGccaaaagagaagctaagaaggtTGTAGCCCTAGCAAAAGAAAATGCATATGAAGATCGGTATAAGAAACTTGACTCCAAAGAGGGAGCTAATGATATTTACAagatagccaaagctagggagcgaagaCGTATGGATCTtgataacatcaagtttatcaaaaATGAAGATGGTCAAACTTTAGTTAAGGAAGAcgaaattaggaaaagatgggaagagtaTTTCTCATCTCTCTTTGTAGGGGGAAGACCAGAGCGCCACGAGGACTTACAAGACGCTGATATAGAACAATCCCATAACAACATAGATTGTGAGAGGATTAGCGAAGAGGAAGTAAGATTggcactacgaaagatggggagaaataaATCAGTGGGACCGGATCAGATCCCTATTGAGGCGTGGCGGTGCCTGGGCGACACTGGTGTTAGGTGGCTGACTTGCCTTTTTAACAAGACGTTTCGAAGCTCTaaaatgcctatggaatggagactgaGTGAGACTATTCCCATCTATAAGAACAAGGGGGATGCTCAATGTTGCg